From Triticum aestivum cultivar Chinese Spring chromosome 4A, IWGSC CS RefSeq v2.1, whole genome shotgun sequence, a single genomic window includes:
- the LOC123083133 gene encoding cytochrome P450 711A1, with the protein MEGAGAALLWSQVVSPPSFPAMLFTVVAMAAGAFAVYFYAPSWRLRRVPGPLAYGLVGHLPLLDKHGSQAFGVLAKKYGPIYRFYMGRQPLVVIADPELCREAGIKKFKNIVDRSVPVTIASSPIHYKSLLFTKGLTWQAMRNVIISIYQPSHLASLIPAIQPYIERAGSLFCPGEEITFSDLSIRLFNDVIGQAAFGVDFGLTKDADDAENEKIIHDAPRDFIQKHLYATTSLKMDLSGSLSMLVGTFLPALQRPLRQMMLRVPGSMDRRMDETNAALSGELDAIVAERAAQADRGQKNFLSVLLNGIDTSDAMRKLFTPDYVSALTYEHLLAGSGTMSFTLSSLVYLVSAHREVEEKLLQEIDAFGPKDVVPDADDLRTRFPYLEQVLKETMRYFPGSPVVSREATADVEIGGYFLPKGTWVWLATAVLGRDPKQFPEPEAFRPERFDPESEECKRRHPYAYIPFGIGPRACPGQKFAFQQLKLTVIHLYRRYVFRHSPGMESPLQLQFSIVTNFKNGVKLQVVQRNN; encoded by the exons ATGGAGGGGGCGGGAGCAGCACTACTGTGGAGCCAAGTGGTTTCGCCACCGTCGTTCCCGGCGATGCTGTTCACGGTGGTGGCCATGGCCGCCGGAGCGTTCGCCGTGTACTTCTACGCGCCGTCGTGGCGCCTGCGCAGGGTCCCCGGCCCGCTCGCATACGGCCTCGTCGGCCACCTGCCGCTGCTGGACAAGCATGGCTCGCAGGCGTTCGGCGTCCTCGCAAAGAAGTACGGGCCCATTTACAGGTTCTACATGGGCAGGCAGCCGCTGGTGGTGATCGCCGACCCGGAGCTGTGCAGGGAGGCCGGCATCAAGAAGTTCAAGAACATCGTCGACAGGAGCGTCCCGGTCACCATCGCTAGCTCGCCCATCCACTACAAGAGCCTCCTCTTCACCAA GGGCTTGACATGGCAGGCGATGCGGAACGTGATCATCTCCATCTACCAGCCGTCGCACCTGGCGAGCCTCATTCCGGCCATCCAGCCCTACATCGAGCGGGCGGGCAGCCTGTTCTGCCCCGGCGAGGAGATCACCTTCTCCGACCTCTCCATCAGGCTCTTCAACGACGTCATCGGCCAGGCCGCATTCGGCGTCGACTTCGGCCTCACCAAGGACGCCGACGACGCCGAGAACGAGAAGATCATCCATGACGCGCCCCGCGACTTCATCCAGAAGCACCTGTACGCCACCACGTCCCTCAAGATGGACCTGTCCGGCTCGCTGTCCATGCTCGTCGGCACCTTCCTGCCGGCGCTTCAGAGGCCGCTGCGGCAGATGATGCTGCGCGTGCCGGGCTCCATGGACCGGCGGATGGACGAGACCAACGCGGCGCTCAGCGGGGAGCTCGACGCCATCGTGGCGGAGCGGGCGGCGCAGGCCGACCGGGGCCAGAAGAACTTCCTCTCCGTGCTCCTCAACGGCATCGACACCAGCGACGCCATGAGGAAGCTCTTCACGCCGGACTACGTCAGCGCGCTCACCTACGAGCACCTGCTCGCGGGCTCCGGCACCATGTCCTTCACGCTGTCGAGCCTGGTCTACCTCGTGTCGGCGCACCGGGAGGTGGAGGAGAAGCTGCTCCAGGAGATCGACGCGTTCGGGCCCAAGGACGTGGTGCCCGACGCCGACGACCTCCGCACCAGGTTCCCCTACCTGGAGCAGGTGCTGAAGGAGACGATGCGATACTTTCCCGGCTCCCCGGTGGTCTCGAGGGAGGCGACCGCTGACGTCGAGATCGGAGGCTATTTCCTGCCCAAGGGGACGTGGGTGTGGCTGGCGACGGCGGTGCTGGGGAGGGACCCGAAGCAGTTCCCGGAGCCCGAAGCTTTCCGGCCGGAGCGCTTCGACCCGGAGAGCGAGGAGTGCAAACGCAGGCACCCCTACGCATACATCCCCTTCGGCATCGGCCCGCGGGCGTGCCCGGGGCAGAAGTTCGCGTTCCAGCAGCTCAAGCTCACTGTCATCCACCTCTACCGCCGCTACGTCTTCAGGCACTCGCCCGGAATGGAGTCCCCGCTGCAGCTGCAGTTCTCCATCGTCACCAACTTCAAGAACGGTGTCAAGCTCCAGGTCGTCCAAAGGAACAACTAA